One Thermorudis peleae genomic window, GCAGAATTGCGCGAACTGCTAACCCACACGACGGCATAGGCTCGTACAATGAATGAGGCGAGAGGGAATTCCCTCTCGCCTCATTGGTTGCAGAGCACGTTGCAGACGCTCGCAGTCTATGGATAGATGCCCCGCAGCCGGGTAATTTCGGCAACGCGCTGAATCGCAAGCGCGAGGGCCGCTGTCCGCATGTGAACATGGTAGCGCTCAGCCATAGCATGGATCGCACGGAAACTGCGCGTCATAATCGCCTTGAGGCGATCGTTTACTTCTTGTTCAGTCCAATAAAAATGCTGCAAGCTTTGGACCCACTCAAAGTAGGAGACGGTTACCCCACCAGCGTTCGCATAGATATCGGGAAGCAAGACAACGCCACGGTCATAGAGTATCTGGTCAGCTTCGGGTGTTGTTGGGCCATTCGCGGCTTCAGCAATCAAGCGCGCTTTGATACGTGAGGCATTCTCTTCAGTAATCTGATTCTCTAATGCAGCTGGGACGAGAATGTCACACGGCAGTTCAAGGAGTTCTTCGTTGCTTACAGCTTCCGCATCTGGGAAGTTAATGACACTTCCTGTACGTCGCTTATGCTCGAGGACTGCGGCAATATCCAGCCCCCGTGAGTTCCAGATACCGCCATGGGAATCCGAGACACCGACGACGCGGCAGCCGAGTTCAGTAAGCAGGCGAGCAACGGTCGAGCCCGCATTGCCAAAGCCCTGGACAACCGCTGTCGCGCTCGTCAGGTCAAGCCCCATGACCTTGGCAGCTTCCTCAATAGCGAACACAACACCGCGGCCCGTTGCTTCGTTTCGTCCTTCTGAGCCACCAAGCTGAATCGGCTTGCCGGTAACGACTGCTGGCACAGCGACTCCACCATGGTGCATGCTGTAGGTATCCATGATCCATGCCATAATCTGTGGATTCGTGTTCACATCGGGCGCCGGAATATCGGAATACGGGCCAATCAATGCAGAAATTTCAGTCGTA contains:
- a CDS encoding Glu/Leu/Phe/Val family dehydrogenase, with the translated sequence MTATVTLPIRPKPERTLFDVAVEQFNIAADVIGLDDDLRRILSECKRELIVHFPVEMDDGSVQVFTGYRVHHNLAAGPGKGGIRYHPDVTLDEVKALAMWMTWKCAVVGLPYGGAKGGVKVDPKQLSQNELQNLTRRYTTEISALIGPYSDIPAPDVNTNPQIMAWIMDTYSMHHGGVAVPAVVTGKPIQLGGSEGRNEATGRGVVFAIEEAAKVMGLDLTSATAVVQGFGNAGSTVARLLTELGCRVVGVSDSHGGIWNSRGLDIAAVLEHKRRTGSVINFPDAEAVSNEELLELPCDILVPAALENQITEENASRIKARLIAEAANGPTTPEADQILYDRGVVLLPDIYANAGGVTVSYFEWVQSLQHFYWTEQEVNDRLKAIMTRSFRAIHAMAERYHVHMRTAALALAIQRVAEITRLRGIYP